From Caretta caretta isolate rCarCar2 chromosome 9, rCarCar1.hap1, whole genome shotgun sequence, one genomic window encodes:
- the LOC125642809 gene encoding LOW QUALITY PROTEIN: galactose-3-O-sulfotransferase 2 (The sequence of the model RefSeq protein was modified relative to this genomic sequence to represent the inferred CDS: deleted 2 bases in 1 codon), with product MFSQNQASTLNSQDGVWKKSQREDSKDVWILQTTKRLKSQPQVSERAPKRDHMDRTVTPPPSRKPMTKAADPFSKKPESAAEIIAKEQTSRSPFGKVAGSFQSQAEATGSPSHRGGSSSTPATTAAPVPDWVTKAEKQNDAASWSMDRELLQSKTTVPRAGGDALAHILPAVSNSSRTVACKPKTHVVFLKVHKSASSTVMNILFRFGETHHLTFALPINGASQLGYPHYFLAESVEGFTLGNASAFNITCHHMRFLQAQVQRVMPSSTFYFSILRNPICLMESSFTTKAGPPSPVPRAWKNFSASQPGFITPQPPTATTPRTSAFDFSFNHNGNFSAKHMQLMLQYIEEAFDLLLLSEYFDESMVLLKEALCWDLDSIVSFPLNSREGSTRSPLSESTAEKIKSWNRLDWAIYRHFNRTFWQRIDWSMGWEHMQQEVRVLRERRERLAKTCLQGRGSVGPRELRDKSLAPLQYGKATILGYNLKPGLDKVTERLCRHMVTPELQYSRSLYRRQFPEKAQRIYRPAHPPRIRNGIMG from the exons ATGTTCAGCCAGAACCAGGCCAGCACCTTGAACAGCCAAGATGGGGTCTGGAAGAAGAGTCAGAGAGAAGACAGCAAGGATGTGTGGATCCTTCAGACAACCAAGAGACTGAAATCCCAGCCCCAGGTCTCTGAAAGGGCACCCAAAAGGGATCATATGGATAGAACTGTGACCCCACCTCCAAGCAGGAAGCCCATGACTAAGGCAGCAGATCCCTTCAGCAAGAAACCAGAATCTGCAGCAGAGATCATTGCCAAGGAGCAAACTTCAAGGTCACCATTTGGGAAGGTTGCAGGGTCATTCCAGAGCCAGGCAGAAGCCACAGGCTCCCCCAGCCACAGGGGGGGCAGCTCTTCCACACCTGCTACAACAGCTGCCCCAGTACCAGACTGGGTCACAAAGGCAGAGAAGCAAAATGACGCGGCATCATGGAGTATGGACAGAGAGCTGCTTCAGAGCAAAACCACAGTTCCCAGAGCTGGAGGAGATGCACTTGCCCACATCCTGCCAGCTGTCTCCAACTCTTCTCGCACAGTAGCCTGCAAGCCCAAGACCCACGTGGTGTTCCTGAAGGTGCACAAGAGTGCCAGCAGCACTGTCATGAACATCCTGTTCCGCTTTGGAGAGACGCACCACCTTACCTTCGCCCTTCCCATCAATGGTGCCAGCCAGCTGGGCTACCCACACTACTTCCTGGCAGAGTCTGTGGAGGGATTCACCCTAGGCAATGCTTCAGCATTTAACATTACGTGCCACCACATGAGGTTCCTGCAGGCACAG GTGCAGAGAGTGATGCCAAGCTCCACCTTCTACTTCTCCATCCTACGGAACCCCATCTGCCTCATGGAGTCCTCGTTCACTACAAAGGCAGGTCCCCCTTCTCCCGTGCCCAGAGCCTGGAAGAAtttctcagccagccagccaggttTTATAACTCCTCAGCCCCCGACAGCCACTACGCCAAGAACCTCA GCTTTCGACTTCAGCTTCAACCACAATGGCAATTTCTCTGCCAAGCACATGCAGCTGATGCTGCAGTACATCGAAGAGGCCTtcgacctcctcctcctctctgagtACTTTGACGAGTCCATGGTGCTGCTGAAGGAGGCACTGTGCTGGGACCTGGACAGCATTGTGTCCTTCCCACTCAACAGCagggagggaagcaccaggtcaCCCCTTTCAGAGAGCACAGCAGAGAAGATAAAGAGCTGGAACAGGCTTGACTGGGCAATCTACAGACACTTCAACAGGACCTTCTGGCAGAGGATCGACTGGAGCATGGGCTGGGAGCACATGCAGCAGGAAGTCAGGGTGCTGCGGGAAAGGCGGGAGCGTCTGGCCAAGACCTGCCTTCAAGGGCGGGGGAGTGTAGGCCCCCGCGAGCTCAGGGACAAGTCACTGGCACCGCTGCAGTATGGCAAGGCCACAATTCTAGGCTATAATCTGAAGCCAGGGCTGGACAAGGTGACAGAGCGACTGTGCCGGCACATGGTGACACCTGAGCTTCAGTACAGCAGATCCCTGTACAGGAGACAGTTCCCTGAGAAGGCCCAGCGGATCTACAGGCCAGCTCATCCACCCAGGATACGCAACGGGATAATGGGCTGA